The Culex quinquefasciatus strain JHB chromosome 2, VPISU_Cqui_1.0_pri_paternal, whole genome shotgun sequence genome contains the following window.
TGAAGCAGCAGAAAACTACATTCGTAGTATTCGATATGCGGCAGGTGTCAGCATTCGGCACACACAACAAAAAACCGGCTATCTGGGGTTTATAATCCttatgcgtatagcatcaggaCCTTGCTCAAGGAGTTCGTCGCAATCCCAACAGATGTTGAGTGCGACAATGTACTTATGCATCTTTTCACCTACCGGTTTTCCCAGGATCATTTAGAATCGTTTTTTGAAGCTATCCGAGTCAAGGGGGGTTGCAACAACAACCCAAATGCGGTCCAGTTTCGCGCATGCTACAAACGATTGATCCACAACAACGACATTACTGCATCCGCGAAAGCCAACTGTAAAGGCTGTTCCTCGGGCGCTCATCGTCATCGAATGTCATCGAAAGAATCAAACAACGATCGTTTTggttttattcaaataatttaatacttATCATTTCCCGCTTCAAATATTATATTTACTTTATGCGCTTATGTAGTTTGTGTTAAAGAGTGTGTGAGCTCTTTCTCTCTTTGTTTCCTTATTGTTTCCATTATTCCATTGACCACAAAATATGTACAACAAATCGCTTACTTTCTAGCCCCGTTTCGACAGTCACACCTCAATTCAGGTGGCGTTCGTTACTCGTTTCTTTACGTAATACTTTTCATTTACCAGTACTCTAGTTGCATTTTCTTGTGTTCTTTTTAGCAGCGTTCCTCGTTCAAACTTCAACCACGTTTCATTCCAAATTCTgttgtatttttagttttattttgtgTTCGCTTCAGATAAGCTATTCTATATAATGCTTCTTTTATCTGTCGATAGTAAATAAATACAGTTTTGCAAACTTTGCCCGAGTCGGAGTAGATATTTTATActatgtttttcttttattttagtatttatgtAAGTTTAGTGGTTTAGCACTTCTTTCTCTATCGGTTGCGGTTCTGGTACATGAAGTATTGGTTTGATGAGATTGGTTTACGAAAAACAAAACACTGTTCAACTGATTTGGGATGCTTCGAGAAAAATTTAACAATGTGGTACTTTTTATCTTGAGGTTAGTTCAACTTTAGGTTTGTTTTCGTGATAAATTGTGTTTTGTTCCATGTATGCTTGACTGGAAATTACTTATTATCatacatttctttttttttcatgattaacTACGTTTTTAATTATGACTGCtgcattttgtgtttttgttttcaatgattttactACATAGTACTACGATACATTTTACGGTAGCTTTTGCTTCGGAAGGGTATATAAAAAGTGTCGAGAAAGTTGGATTaaatgcttttttgttttgctaacaAGATTGTGTGTGTATCGTAAAGTTTGAGTGGTTTCAAAAACCCAAAAACGCGGattgatatttcatgatttgtaTTGCTTTGGAAAGGGCTAAACTAGAGTCATATTAGAGCGTGAGTAAGAGGTtcgtcaaagttttcaaaactaTTCGACACAAAAAATATCAGTCTATTTTTCAGTGGTTCGTTTGCCTGTTGCTGGAAAATCATTCTTGGCTGTGCTTTCTGATTCGATGCTCAAAAATTCTAGGACTATCAACAAAATGAGGTTAGATTTATTTTCTGCATGATTTTATTGCACCGTATAAAAGAGTTCTTCTTTTATAGTTTACTTACTTACCGCGTACTTTATGAACTGTATAATATATTCTATAAAACTGTAATTCCATTCTTGCGCTGATTATAAACAATGGCTCAACCAACGGTGTTTTGTatttgtgaaataaatacaGTACTATAAAATCACCAAGATTCTGCGCCCACTTCATGTACAAAAAAGGAAACGTCTAAGTACTTCGATACAATATTTGTGACTAGCTTTGATTTAGTTGTTTCTCAAAAAATCGATTCAAACGCGCGGACATTGTGCTGAGGCAGCATACACCTTAAGTCGCGAACATTTATTCTTCGATATTCGTTACaactatttgtttttattttaaatctggTTTAAACAACTTCCAAAAAACGAACCTTAGGTCATTTCACGTGGCAGATTTTTCGCGATCTCATTATTATTGTTTCGTTTGATTTTCATTTCCGTAGGTCTTTCAATATTTGAGCTAATAGTTCTATCAGATGAGAGTTTTGCGCAGATGGTAAACTTTTGAagtgtgtttttgtttattttttcctaTGATGACGCGTGAAAAAAGGGCGGGAGGGAGGAAATGTTTAGCCGGCAGCGTTGAGTGTGTGGGGTTCTGCGGCTCCTCCGCAGAATTTGTCCGCCATCACGCTGAGCACGTGCTCGAACTTGGCGTGGCGATCCTCGGCCGGCACGAAACAGCCCTTGCAGCCCCACAGGAACTTGACCTGGAACTCGGTCCTGAGGAGGGAAAGATAAACATTCAATGACTGTtggcaaaacataaaaaatgcatgatttttttttatttggaaaatattaaCCCCACTCCCCCATAAATGCTAGGGCATTTTTGGTAGGCTCCAAATTTTAATAATCGATTTTTTCTAGACTTTTATTCTTAATATTATCGCTGAAACGACTATTTTTAGCTGCTCAACATAGCAAAGTTTTTGGTTTTGTACAAATTATCATTTTGGTGTCATTGTGCTAAGAAAAATAAGCCACATCGTTGTGTGTGATAAAATATGCAATCTTAACTCAATTTTAAGGATTGCACGAAAAGaacctaaatattaaaaaatctcttcTTCCAACATTTTAGTATGGCAATACATTTTCCTCGAACGAGTGGAATAAGAAAAGAATTATCAAATtctaccatattttgggaaattgttgATAATCAATCTAAGAACAATCCTACGTTAAAAGTTTTTCATATAGATCATTAGActgattcttcggctccttttaaaaaaaatcccaagtttttttcagcgttttggctgtagtggcaaaacaaaagaagaaaccccccaatgttattacatatttggaaagataattaattttcctacaaagaaatatcatgcagaatgaaccatatagtacctgtgcatcccctgaaatcaaaatgtagcgtgacgggacaacatcgtaaaacttaacttttaaaagggtttgatttttaaaaatttttgctcttctacacattatcacaaattaaaaaacgaatcttttgctccttgaactgaacgaattagttgaaatttgagtttttgccagccatttcttttcgtgacgggacaacgaaaggagcagatttatgaaaaaactcctctcccgttcAATGGCTTGAGAccatatttggtcaatattcttggcttttaatgtaagaaaacgcatttaaagcacattgcaattattgaatcataataaaaatgatttttttcatattaaaaatcacattgaaaattgaaaaatgtgacattttggtgtagcttcgctaagaatcggtcattatatcatttgaattgtttttgttatttagaacttgcgacatagtcacccccactgacggggTTATATTCAATTAGCAATCACAAAAGTCAAAGACAAAGTTTGAAAgggtaatttattttaaagtaaGATTATATTCAAACAAAGTTTCAAAGggtcatttattttaaatcaagattatTTTCTGATTGAACGATAAGTTGCTGAGATTCCAGCcatgtaaataattaaaattagaaaaaaatgagatattttgtacaattttcaaattagttTCACTCAATTCGTGTTGAGCACTTAAAGATTACAAATTAAGATCCTTTAAAAAATGCTATTTAATACAATAAAAGTCCTTATGAATGTTGATGAGTTTTCATTTTACCATCCATTTGAcacagtttttcatattttgtttatGAATCAACAGatttttccatttattttttactaagcttataaaaaatataacaatataaattttaaacaacaataaacgtcgaaaatacagtccagactcgattatccgaaggcctcggaaaaaattcacttcggataatcgaatcacgaaaaaaaaatttcatatttttgattgatgagcttaagtatgacccctaaactatgctaaagtaattttgaatttttaaatcccaaAATGGCGTTGatgaaatatttagaaaatgcttttttgtaatttaataggcaatcaactattcaaatttgacctaaACTGGGTCGCAGAATAATATgttaaaagtaataaaatttaaaaaatcaaaacatatttggtcgtgatttgattattcaaagtttcatacaaaccttcggataatcaaacttcggataatcgaaacttcggataaacaagtctggactgtagagCTTAATTTCAACGAttgttacttttttgttttattttgtcacattttgcttaaatatttaaaaaaaaaatatattaaaattcagacaactttaataaatttaatttaaaaattgaaaaggtATCttggtaaaaacatttttattttttaaaaattaattattcaaaCATTATCTAAACAGTTTATTTAAGTCAaggataaaaatatatattgaatattttgttatttttaacattttgccaTCCACGTTTTATATCCAGTTAAAATCTTGaattgacaatttttaaaatggaCCTTAAATTGcttgtaaattatttttcaattaatgaTCGTTTATAATTTCTCCCTGAATCGAAGTAATGAGTgcctatatttttgatttttttaaagttgaccATGAGGTTTctttttttactgaatttttcTTGGGATAAacagaaaaatgtttaattttttgctgaaattgtcAATAGTTTGATTGGAATGGCGTAAAGCtactatatttttaaatatttgttttttttttgcgaaaattaccctaacacggcgtttGTTCACCCTAAtgggtaaacaaaaaaaaataattagattcCGGTCAAGTAACCCCCATTACAATTTTTAGCCCGATGggaccactttttttttctaataatgctGTTTTTTGgggaatagggtcctaaagccctatgttaatttttatgtacaacggttaaaaacatgattaaaaaccatttctgatcactttttttttattttaaatacaaaaaaaaatgacaaaacaacattttttcgatggatcaactatggtccccttggaacgagctgtcaagtaggaccttatctgtcaagaaggaccgcgaagctaatttttcaaatttgttcaaaaatcaattttgaatccTTTGTGGTCGTGCAAAAGGTCATTtaactaagaaaaataagctttatcgttgtgaacaataatatcacaaatttaaacttcattttaggacccaattactgactacatattttttcaaaaaatgcgaaaatatttaaaaagattaCAAcactaaaaacattcaaaatcggaAAATGACCACCGTCATatcagggtaattctctaccaactcacacgaaaccgggaaaagttgccccgacccctcttcgatttgcgtgaaactttgtcctaaggggtaacttttgtccctgatcacgaatccgaggtccgttttttgatatctcgtgacggagacacggacgacgaaacaaagagaaacgcaaaaagttactttttcaaaactttttttcgtaaaatcgcgataactcgtgatgtttataagcaaaccccttatgtctatatatcaaaatttatgtaattgtctgctctacaactttgtggaacattattacactctaaaaaataaccctgcaaaaccccacgaaattttaaaatgaaaaattttgttctaaatgaaaaaatgacccttctgggacaatgtagattcgaaaagtacattaaatttcccataaaatgacatgttccaaaattttttacagtcgagtaacggaaaatgggagaattttcaaaactattttagtgtttttttcgatgaaaaatatgttttttcgggattctgagtaagccatcaaatcgtgcgtctaattttaaataaaagtccctttgacaccaaatttctatctcatcaccgtttctggctgcaaatgattgaaaaacacctcttttttcgcatgttcaaaaatggaaggggtcgtaccgcccctccgtcacgagatatcaaaaaacggacctcggattcgtgatcagggacaaaagttaccccttaggacaaagtttcacgcaaatcgaagaggggtcggggcaactgctgtgtgagttggcagagaattacccatcaaCAAGTGAAGGGCCAATACGCACCTCCCaagaaaaggggtcaagaaagaGCGTTacaaacagcagaacaaaggagagggaacgaTTTCTGGGGGCATTTCTttaccctctctggcttgctttcgctaccgctgctgctcatttgaaattttccaaaaacttcaaaattttaatgaaaattatagtttaatcaactgaaaaccagttaaattgcattttcccgcgtttataatcatatttagtatgtttgaactcctttgaaaacatttcaaattttcatgaaataccaatgtacagtcccacgaaaagtttttttcctcGCGTAAAAAAATCCGTTAAACCCCCTTCGAATTTGGtcagacataaacttcaaaaaatatttgcaacggccttaaaccATAGAACATATCAAGATCCGATATTGCcattttggaataaattcaatgaatgtgaagaaggcaccaaccaccagaAGGTGGATTGAATAAAAGTTTCTAATTTGTATCTGACAACGGGAGAACCCAAAACTCACCGGAACGCGTCCTCGAGCAGCGCATCGTACCGGCTGGTGTCCTGCATCACGCCGGCCGCGTTCTTCTTGTACAGCGACAGGTTGTTGACGAAACTCCGCGCCGCGTCCAGGTGGGCAAACAGTATCGAGAAGCCAAAGTCCTGGCTGATGGTTTCCCACGTGGTCACGCAGCTCTGCACGAGGGTCGAGCTTTGCGCCTGGGACGGGTCAACTGGAAGagatttgagttaaattattttaCACGGATTTGATGTAACAAACAGCTCACCTAGTACGTCGTTGATGGTGCGATCCTTAACCAGTATGTATGGCAGTAAGTGCGGTATCGTCGTGTTCGGTGCCTGCGGATTCGAGCAGTCGTTCATGCTGTTGAGCGTTGGTCGTAGTTTGGCTTCGAAATTAAATGCACTGTCGGTGTACTTTTGGCGCAGCGTGTGCCACGTGGTCTCGAGCTTTTGAATCTGAAATAGAATCATATGTATAAATATGAATTTCAATGGAATTTTGACATAAAAGCTTATCTTACCTGTGGCATCGACAGCCCCAGCATGATGGCACAGAAGCCAAACAGGTTGCCGAGGGCAGTTTTGGTTTCAACCGCCACCTGGATCCACTTGTTGAGCGTTTCGGCCCGCTCGAGGTCGTCCTGGCAGGTGAGGATGGTGACCGCGACCAGCAGCTTGATGCACTCGGTGCGTTCGATCAGATCGAGCCGGAACTGGCGGCCCTGCTCGAGCGTGATCAGCTCCAGACCGGTGCAGTTGAGCGGGTTGTCCTGCAGGGATTCGTCTTTCTCTGAAAGATGGGAGGGAATGTTAGGATTTGAAAGCTGGACGATGTATTAAGAAGACTTACCTAAAATTAAGCTAATATCCACTCTGGTGAGGTGAGTTGCGATGACCCGCGAACCAGTTTCATGCAGCATCATCCGGAACGTTGCTAAAATGGAAAATAACAACATCAGTAAAAAATTACATGAACTTCATGTAATTTGAAACTCACACAGCGTTCCACTATCGAGCGGTTTGTAATCACAGAACGGCAACAGAAGCgtgttgaaattttccaaatcatATCTCGAGACCTGCTCGAATACTGGGGCGCTCATCGCCAACAGGGCCTCCTCGGCGGCCAGCGGATCAAAATCGGCGTACGATCGGAGCGTGATCGAGGACATCGAGTGTGGGATGAAGCGCGGATTCTTCAGGATCACTCCACCGCGATGCTGCGGCACGATCTCTTCACCGGCCGCCGAACTCTGGGCCGAATCTCCAGATCCGTTGCCCGAGTCGGAACCACTCGGATGGTACGAGCCCATCCGATGGATCGCGCCGTGAGGATCTGCTTCCTTCATAGAATCTTTCCGGTGAAGTCCACCTCCGTTGCCACCACCTCCACCCCGAATCGGCTTCGGCGGAGGACTTGGCGCCTGGTCCGCCTCCTCCTCGTCCTCGGCAAACTGCTTCTGCTCAATGCAAGGACTGAGCGAGTGTTCGCTGGACTCCTTGTTGATGCTGGACGTTCGCGAACCCATCATACCATGGGAAGATCTCAAACTGTTCGACCGTGGCAACGATTGCGAACCAGAACGTGACATCGACGTCTTGACCACCCCATCCGCGCTGGAGCACTTCTCCTCCCCACCAGAACTGCCAGAATTACCCGTCCCATGGATAACCCCATCGGCACTGTTGCACTTTTCCGTCGAACCGGTGGTGGTGAACCGCGAGGAAGGTTGCTTTGGAAGAGTTTTGCTGTCGGAACCGCCGTTggactggtgctgctgctgctgctgcccggGCTGGGGTTGTATCACACCGTCGGCGCTGCAGTACCGCTGCTGGCCGGGTTGGGGACCGCCCTGCAGCGGCGTCAACGACTGGGACCGCTGCTTCTTCGAGGGAAGACGGGGCGGGGTTTCGCGCTTGGTTCGCGGGGGCGAAGACATCGGACTTCGATATGTGTTTGGCTGCTGGGTGTACGGGTTGTACCTGGAACGGAAATGAATATGTATGAATTGAGGGTTTCAAGATTtatagtgaagattttttttcccgtgGGCGAATCGGAATTTAAAAGCTGATGCCGAAAATGGATTTCATTTGTAGTTGAAACTTTTTGGgggcttccctatgaccaaagaatgATTTTAGCTTTATTGTTTCATTCATAAAAGTCCCCAAACAAtatttaggggaaagtggggcaagtgtaacaagctgaGGAAATGCACGTTATAACCcaataaaaacgttaaaaaaacagTCGGATTTTtgtataatcatcttattccaagATTTTGATagaacatgtttttaaaaaatcctgtttttcaatgtaaaaaattgattttaaaaattttgattttccgcacgttctactcaactagtggggcaagacgaacaacccgttggggcaagaggaacaatgcatgaaacaacatgttaatttgctgacTATTGAACTattacttagatacatcagattagaatgtatttgaaacgtttctttcatttttagattaaataataatgggtaattctccgccaactcacacagcagttgccccgacccctcttcgatttgcgtgaaactttgtcccaaggggtaacttttgtccctgatcacgaatccgaggtccgttttttgatatctcgtgacggaggggcggtacgaccccttccatttttgagcatgcgaaaaaataggtgtttttcaataatttgcagcctgaaacggtgatgagatagaaattttgtgtcaaagggacttttatgtaaaattagacgcccgatttgatggcgtactcagaattccgaaaaaacgtatttttcatcgaaaaaacactaaaaagttttaaaaattctcccattttccgttactcgactgtaaaaaatttggaacatgtcattttatgggaaatttaatgtacttttcgaatctacattgtcccagaagggtcattttttcatttagaacaaaatttttcattttaaaattt
Protein-coding sequences here:
- the LOC6038613 gene encoding breast cancer anti-estrogen resistance protein 3 homolog, translating into MGKTTSKLDKRRSQSISWSHKFGSLNRRRKNAGGPSMVITSCPHLEVPGWLTRLDLDEYQDKFKQFNGVEDFLYYSEADIKKLGIRNNAHRARIISSLVALRENPSTGSLKRAETLRKVVRHSVAVDSSRQVEQNESQDAVYECLTASNAKQSKSLGDLLDMETTTPDGGNESVALKKALEWELSLDSRDLRSHAWYHGPIPRQRAEEIVQKEGDFLVRDCVSQPGNYVLTCRTKGPTLHFVINKLLIQPETVYERVQYQFEDDAYDTVPDLITFYVGSGKSISAASGARIQFPCNRLYPLSFYASKYGQHGGIGGIRGPSPLNSPSPVPSSPGFRYNPYTQQPNTYRSPMSSPPRTKRETPPRLPSKKQRSQSLTPLQGGPQPGQQRYCSADGVIQPQPGQQQQQHQSNGGSDSKTLPKQPSSRFTTTGSTEKCNSADGVIHGTGNSGSSGGEEKCSSADGVVKTSMSRSGSQSLPRSNSLRSSHGMMGSRTSSINKESSEHSLSPCIEQKQFAEDEEEADQAPSPPPKPIRGGGGGNGGGLHRKDSMKEADPHGAIHRMGSYHPSGSDSGNGSGDSAQSSAAGEEIVPQHRGGVILKNPRFIPHSMSSITLRSYADFDPLAAEEALLAMSAPVFEQVSRYDLENFNTLLLPFCDYKPLDSGTLSTFRMMLHETGSRVIATHLTRVDISLILEKDESLQDNPLNCTGLELITLEQGRQFRLDLIERTECIKLLVAVTILTCQDDLERAETLNKWIQVAVETKTALGNLFGFCAIMLGLSMPQIQKLETTWHTLRQKYTDSAFNFEAKLRPTLNSMNDCSNPQAPNTTIPHLLPYILVKDRTINDVLVDPSQAQSSTLVQSCVTTWETISQDFGFSILFAHLDAARSFVNNLSLYKKNAAGVMQDTSRYDALLEDAFRTEFQVKFLWGCKGCFVPAEDRHAKFEHVLSVMADKFCGGAAEPHTLNAAG